The Acropora muricata isolate sample 2 chromosome 5, ASM3666990v1, whole genome shotgun sequence genome includes a window with the following:
- the LOC136916226 gene encoding liprin-beta-1-like isoform X2, which produces MAAVASDAASMLEEALQKMDGLISDDQLIIESFKSQPRSFSMDDRVLSLVEELRAEVQLLSHDSKSIDVPESSITFLVDWLLSIQKTPDGEQRKGNCEPRNSSDAHLLAITRLEAEKESMLLQVSVLTDQVEAQGEKIRDLEFTKEELQIKLEDTEQLLEKETVKTTNLSNEKSELVTEIASLKLDLSKIAGSHSEGDKEKYENFLAEKDSEIEMLKDHIEVLLDEQETFNKSHHTEASEVNKLKMEVEALTASCKEKDQQLQETRQSLQKLKRIEEMLIKANQQKISDGSPVVSLDGMDSSSIRSSDLITTPSSTSSPEPYPAATNHSRPPLTESYSQAVNNPVTPSLQALKRQSPPASPSIKKKHGIRSSFGKGLLKRKRHKSSSEPNIAATEHEESKSSATKDSPSDKENSPPKSEDEKKKNSSKFGKAFTKLRRTRSLGTTPSDQHPAAIQPLAVQQFTNHRDYGDQLELPFSQWSRQMVLSWLEDLGLGQYSLQCGKVVTCGQDLLKASPHQLEKEMGVKNPLHRKKLVLALQALVSDGPDVMGRLSNRWVLSWLEEIGLPQYKDTFSEGSVDGRMLNYLTFSDMLHLRVHNTFHHLAIKRAIQCLRLHNFHPNCLKRHPVDESWLKGADVLLWTNGRVTEWLRLVDLAEYAPNLRGSGVHGALMILDPRFTAESLAALLSIPNSKTLLRRHLATHFQGLIGAECHQMKEQAANEPTFQPLMPGIKHKGVKRSSSLAGIRKRGKGNMAEPDDYVCPMDLEVPPSLQSYVMQRSRKSSESSRSRLRSDEEALVQGDDRVTGTIGAFSQELDSLTHMLKKERHIGRDGLI; this is translated from the exons ATGGCGGCAGTCGCAAGTGATGCTGCATCGATGTTGGAGGAAGCCTTGCAAAAAATGGATGGGCTCATCTCAGACGATCAGCTAATCATTGAAAGCTTTAAAAGCCAACCTCGTTCCTTTTCAATGGACGACAGAGTTTTGTCGTTGGTAGAAGAGCTAAGAGCTGAAGTCCAACTGCTATCACACGATTCGAAGTCAATTGATGTTCCTGAGTCCAGTATTACATTCCTCGTTGATTGGTTGCTGTCTATACAG AAAACGCCAGATGGAGAACAGCGGAAAGGCAACTGTGAGCCGCGGAACAGTAGTGACGCTCATCTTCTGGCAATAACACGATTGGAAGCAGAAAAAGAGTCCATGCTGTTACAAGTCAGTGTTCTGACGGATCAAGTGGAAGCCCAGGGAGAAAAAATTCGAGACTTGGAATTTACTAAAGAGGAATTGCAAATAAAACTGGAAGATACAGAGCAGTTGTTGGAGAAG GAAACTGTCAAGACAACTAATCTATCAAACGAGAAGTCGGAATTGGTGACAGAAATTGCTTCCCTTAAATTAGATTTGAGTAAAATTGCAGGATCCCATTCAGAAGGGGACAAG GAAAAGTATGAAAACTTTTTAGCTGAAAAAGATTCTGAAATTGAAATGTTGAAAGACCACATTGAAGTTCTTTTAGATGAACAAGAAACGTTCAACAAATCACATCACACAGAAG CTTCAGAAGTAAATAAACTCAAGATGGAAGTTGAAGCTCTGACTGCATCCTGCAAGGAAAAGGATCAACAACTGCAAGAAACACGACAGTCTCTTCAAAAATTGAAGCGG atTGAAGAAATGCTCATAAAAGCAAATCAGCAGAAAATTTCAGATGGGAGTCCTGTGGTTTCACTGGATGGTATGGACAGCAGCAGTATTCGTAGTTCAGATTTGATAACCACGCCCAGCAGTACAAGCAGCCCAGAGCCTTACCCTGCAGCGACTAACCACAGCCGGCCACCACTAACAG aatCATATTCTCAGGCAGTAAACAATCCAGTTACACCCAGTTTACAAGCACTTAAAAGGCAGTCCCCTCCTGCAAGTCcatcaataaagaaaaagcatgGCATCCGTTCATCATTTGGTAAAGGCCTGCTAAAGAGGAAACGACACAAAAGCTCAAGTGAGCCAAATATAG CTGCAACAGAACATGAGGAGAGTAAAAGTTCAGCAACAAAG GACAGTCCCAGTGACAAGGAGAATAGTCCTCCGAAATCTgaggatgaaaagaaaaagaattcaaGTAAATTTGGGAAAGCTTTTACAAA ACTGAGAAGGACACGTTCATTGGGCACAACTCCCAGTGACCAGCACCCTGCAGCAATACAACCCCTTGCCGTGCAGCAATTCACAAATCACAGGGATTATGG TGACCAGTTGGAGCTTCCCTTTAGTCAGTGGAGTCGGCAGATGGTATTGAGCTGGTTAGAAGACCTTGGCCTGGGGCAGTACTCTTTACAGTGTGGAAAAGTGGTGACATGTGGGCAGGATCTACTGAAGGCATCACCTCACCAATTGGAAAAAGAGATGGGCGTCAAGAATCCACTGCATAGAAAGAAACTTGTTCTTGCTCTGCAG GCATTGGTTTCTGATGGGCCAGATGTGATGGGCAGACTGAGTAACCGTTGGGTGCTAA GTTGGCTTGAAGAGATTGGTTTACCACAATACAAGGATACTTTCAGTGAGGGTTCTGTTGATGGGCGAATGTTGAACTATCTTACATTT AGTGATATGCTGCACCTCAGGGTGCATAATACATTTCATCATCTGGCTATCAAACGAGCAATACAGTGCCTCAG ATTGCACAATTTCCATCCAAACTGTCTAAAGAGACATCCAGTAGATGAG TCGTGGTTAAAAGGTGCTGATGTACTGTTGTGGACGAATGGTCGAGTCACTGAATGGCTGCGTCTGGTCGATTTAGCAGAGTATGCGCCAAATCTCAGGGGAAGTGGGGTGCACGGAGCTCTCATG ATTCTAGATCCTCGCTTTACGGCTGAAAGTCTGGCAGCACTGCTTTCGATACCAAATAGTAAAACACTTCTACGAAGACACTTAGCTACTCACTTTCAGGGTTTGATTGGCGCCGAGTGTCATCAGATGAAGGAACAAGCTGCAAACGAGCCTACGTTTCAGCCACTTATGCCAGGAATAAAGCATAAG GGTGTGAAAAGGTCCTCGTCCTTGGCTGGCATCCGAAAACGAGGAAAAGGGAACATGGCCGAGCCAGATGATTATGTTTGTCCTATGGACTTGGAGGTCCCTCCCTCACTGCAGTCTTATGTCATGCAAAGAAGCAGAAAGTCGAGTGAATCCTCACGATCCAGACTGAGAAGCGATGAAGAAGCCCTTGTACAG GGCGACGATCGTGTGACAGGGACAATAGGGGCTTTCTCCCAGGAACTCGATTCACTTACA CATATGCTTAAAAAGGAGAGACACATTGGCAGAGATGGTTTGATATGA
- the LOC136916226 gene encoding liprin-beta-1-like isoform X1, whose translation MAAVASDAASMLEEALQKMDGLISDDQLIIESFKSQPRSFSMDDRVLSLVEELRAEVQLLSHDSKSIDVPESSITFLVDWLLSIQKTPDGEQRKGNCEPRNSSDAHLLAITRLEAEKESMLLQVSVLTDQVEAQGEKIRDLEFTKEELQIKLEDTEQLLEKETVKTTNLSNEKSELVTEIASLKLDLSKIAGSHSEGDKEKYENFLAEKDSEIEMLKDHIEVLLDEQETFNKSHHTEGQPSAALKSQLREKASEVNKLKMEVEALTASCKEKDQQLQETRQSLQKLKRIEEMLIKANQQKISDGSPVVSLDGMDSSSIRSSDLITTPSSTSSPEPYPAATNHSRPPLTESYSQAVNNPVTPSLQALKRQSPPASPSIKKKHGIRSSFGKGLLKRKRHKSSSEPNIAATEHEESKSSATKDSPSDKENSPPKSEDEKKKNSSKFGKAFTKLRRTRSLGTTPSDQHPAAIQPLAVQQFTNHRDYGDQLELPFSQWSRQMVLSWLEDLGLGQYSLQCGKVVTCGQDLLKASPHQLEKEMGVKNPLHRKKLVLALQALVSDGPDVMGRLSNRWVLSWLEEIGLPQYKDTFSEGSVDGRMLNYLTFSDMLHLRVHNTFHHLAIKRAIQCLRLHNFHPNCLKRHPVDESWLKGADVLLWTNGRVTEWLRLVDLAEYAPNLRGSGVHGALMILDPRFTAESLAALLSIPNSKTLLRRHLATHFQGLIGAECHQMKEQAANEPTFQPLMPGIKHKGVKRSSSLAGIRKRGKGNMAEPDDYVCPMDLEVPPSLQSYVMQRSRKSSESSRSRLRSDEEALVQGDDRVTGTIGAFSQELDSLTHMLKKERHIGRDGLI comes from the exons ATGGCGGCAGTCGCAAGTGATGCTGCATCGATGTTGGAGGAAGCCTTGCAAAAAATGGATGGGCTCATCTCAGACGATCAGCTAATCATTGAAAGCTTTAAAAGCCAACCTCGTTCCTTTTCAATGGACGACAGAGTTTTGTCGTTGGTAGAAGAGCTAAGAGCTGAAGTCCAACTGCTATCACACGATTCGAAGTCAATTGATGTTCCTGAGTCCAGTATTACATTCCTCGTTGATTGGTTGCTGTCTATACAG AAAACGCCAGATGGAGAACAGCGGAAAGGCAACTGTGAGCCGCGGAACAGTAGTGACGCTCATCTTCTGGCAATAACACGATTGGAAGCAGAAAAAGAGTCCATGCTGTTACAAGTCAGTGTTCTGACGGATCAAGTGGAAGCCCAGGGAGAAAAAATTCGAGACTTGGAATTTACTAAAGAGGAATTGCAAATAAAACTGGAAGATACAGAGCAGTTGTTGGAGAAG GAAACTGTCAAGACAACTAATCTATCAAACGAGAAGTCGGAATTGGTGACAGAAATTGCTTCCCTTAAATTAGATTTGAGTAAAATTGCAGGATCCCATTCAGAAGGGGACAAG GAAAAGTATGAAAACTTTTTAGCTGAAAAAGATTCTGAAATTGAAATGTTGAAAGACCACATTGAAGTTCTTTTAGATGAACAAGAAACGTTCAACAAATCACATCACACAGAAG GTCAACCCTCAGCAGCTTTGAAATCTCAGCTTAGAGAAAAAG CTTCAGAAGTAAATAAACTCAAGATGGAAGTTGAAGCTCTGACTGCATCCTGCAAGGAAAAGGATCAACAACTGCAAGAAACACGACAGTCTCTTCAAAAATTGAAGCGG atTGAAGAAATGCTCATAAAAGCAAATCAGCAGAAAATTTCAGATGGGAGTCCTGTGGTTTCACTGGATGGTATGGACAGCAGCAGTATTCGTAGTTCAGATTTGATAACCACGCCCAGCAGTACAAGCAGCCCAGAGCCTTACCCTGCAGCGACTAACCACAGCCGGCCACCACTAACAG aatCATATTCTCAGGCAGTAAACAATCCAGTTACACCCAGTTTACAAGCACTTAAAAGGCAGTCCCCTCCTGCAAGTCcatcaataaagaaaaagcatgGCATCCGTTCATCATTTGGTAAAGGCCTGCTAAAGAGGAAACGACACAAAAGCTCAAGTGAGCCAAATATAG CTGCAACAGAACATGAGGAGAGTAAAAGTTCAGCAACAAAG GACAGTCCCAGTGACAAGGAGAATAGTCCTCCGAAATCTgaggatgaaaagaaaaagaattcaaGTAAATTTGGGAAAGCTTTTACAAA ACTGAGAAGGACACGTTCATTGGGCACAACTCCCAGTGACCAGCACCCTGCAGCAATACAACCCCTTGCCGTGCAGCAATTCACAAATCACAGGGATTATGG TGACCAGTTGGAGCTTCCCTTTAGTCAGTGGAGTCGGCAGATGGTATTGAGCTGGTTAGAAGACCTTGGCCTGGGGCAGTACTCTTTACAGTGTGGAAAAGTGGTGACATGTGGGCAGGATCTACTGAAGGCATCACCTCACCAATTGGAAAAAGAGATGGGCGTCAAGAATCCACTGCATAGAAAGAAACTTGTTCTTGCTCTGCAG GCATTGGTTTCTGATGGGCCAGATGTGATGGGCAGACTGAGTAACCGTTGGGTGCTAA GTTGGCTTGAAGAGATTGGTTTACCACAATACAAGGATACTTTCAGTGAGGGTTCTGTTGATGGGCGAATGTTGAACTATCTTACATTT AGTGATATGCTGCACCTCAGGGTGCATAATACATTTCATCATCTGGCTATCAAACGAGCAATACAGTGCCTCAG ATTGCACAATTTCCATCCAAACTGTCTAAAGAGACATCCAGTAGATGAG TCGTGGTTAAAAGGTGCTGATGTACTGTTGTGGACGAATGGTCGAGTCACTGAATGGCTGCGTCTGGTCGATTTAGCAGAGTATGCGCCAAATCTCAGGGGAAGTGGGGTGCACGGAGCTCTCATG ATTCTAGATCCTCGCTTTACGGCTGAAAGTCTGGCAGCACTGCTTTCGATACCAAATAGTAAAACACTTCTACGAAGACACTTAGCTACTCACTTTCAGGGTTTGATTGGCGCCGAGTGTCATCAGATGAAGGAACAAGCTGCAAACGAGCCTACGTTTCAGCCACTTATGCCAGGAATAAAGCATAAG GGTGTGAAAAGGTCCTCGTCCTTGGCTGGCATCCGAAAACGAGGAAAAGGGAACATGGCCGAGCCAGATGATTATGTTTGTCCTATGGACTTGGAGGTCCCTCCCTCACTGCAGTCTTATGTCATGCAAAGAAGCAGAAAGTCGAGTGAATCCTCACGATCCAGACTGAGAAGCGATGAAGAAGCCCTTGTACAG GGCGACGATCGTGTGACAGGGACAATAGGGGCTTTCTCCCAGGAACTCGATTCACTTACA CATATGCTTAAAAAGGAGAGACACATTGGCAGAGATGGTTTGATATGA